The Pyrodictium delaneyi genome contains a region encoding:
- a CDS encoding phosphoribosylformylglycinamidine cyclo-ligase yields the protein MARNRSTAETSLSYRDAGVDLDASEALHTLASRLLAGRREAYTSSVELAGLELILHVDGVGTKTLVLEKLGRLRVAGWDCVVMNTNDVACDAARPLALVDYIAMPRADEAIFREILEGIREAAAATGAVLLGGETAILPGLAQGVDVVCTILAVREPGWRGNRARPGDVLVGLESSGLHANGYSLARRIIEERLGGYTAEIEGLDLAEELSKPVKDYTGFLLEAWSQGLVIAAAHITGGAFTKMKRILPSGATAVMKMPKPPRIFQVLMEAGNVEPSEAYRVWNMGIGLVVAAPRESVDELLDLAEKHGHKPHVLGLIEQGRDGARILLDTPYGKVAYS from the coding sequence TTGGCCCGGAATAGGAGTACCGCGGAGACAAGCCTAAGCTACCGAGACGCTGGAGTAGACCTCGACGCGAGCGAAGCGCTGCATACTCTCGCCTCCAGGCTGCTAGCTGGCCGCCGAGAAGCCTATACCTCCTCCGTGGAGCTAGCAGGGCTAGAACTCATCCTACACGTGGACGGAGTGGGCACCAAGACGCTCGTGCTAGAGAAGCTCGGCAGGCTACGTGTAGCCGGCTGGGACTGCGTAGTGATGAACACCAATGACGTCGCGTGCGACGCGGCCAGACCTCTAGCCCTAGTAGACTATATCGCAATGCCCCGGGCTGACGAGGCGATATTCCGCGAGATACTCGAGGGCATCAGAGAGGCTGCAGCCGCCACAGGCGCCGTTCTCCTCGGCGGCGAGACGGCGATACTCCCAGGCCTAGCTCAGGGGGTGGATGTTGTCTGCACCATCCTGGCTGTGCGAGAGCCTGGCTGGCGGGGCAACCGCGCCCGCCCAGGCGACGTGCTGGTTGGGCTCGAGAGCAGCGGATTGCACGCTAACGGCTACAGCCTAGCTAGGAGGATAATCGAGGAGCGGTTAGGCGGCTACACGGCGGAGATCGAGGGCCTAGACCTAGCCGAGGAGCTATCCAAGCCGGTAAAAGATTACACCGGGTTTCTCCTCGAGGCATGGAGCCAAGGCTTAGTAATAGCAGCAGCTCACATCACCGGCGGAGCCTTCACTAAGATGAAGAGGATTCTACCATCCGGGGCAACGGCGGTCATGAAGATGCCAAAGCCTCCGAGGATCTTCCAGGTACTAATGGAGGCGGGCAACGTGGAGCCTAGCGAGGCATACCGTGTATGGAATATGGGGATAGGCCTGGTAGTTGCAGCCCCGAGGGAGAGCGTGGACGAGTTGCTAGACCTAGCAGAGAAGCATGGACACAAGCCACACGTGCTTGGCCTGATAGAACAGGGTAGAGACGGGGCTAGAATATTGCTTGATACTCCTTACGGCAAGGTGGCCTACAGCTAA
- a CDS encoding radical SAM protein, with protein sequence MPRCALCGREALVSESIGVCAQCLRERPEEALPVARRRHQEWRIRYGLPPVAPRDPEGLPCRLCVNECRIPRGGRGYCGVWVNRGGRLEPLAGPGQLLLFTYLDPHPTNCVAEPVCPAATSRGYPQYTFTRGVEKGFYNLAVFAGGCPLDCVFCQNPEHKAMAARGRVEPRYVKSLGEFVDEALDTRVTCVCFFGGDPTPQMPMLISVARRALERARGRGLPLRVCWETDGLANPAVFREAARLSLESGGIVKVDWKAWSPGIYEALTGVDGQKAVRRLMANTRIVAEMAVERPEPPLLVVSMLLVPGYVDAEEVRGVAGYIAGLMDEYSVNIPMVLLAFHPDHRMRDLPPTSRRHALEARRAALEAGIWEVYLGNVWLLGDYY encoded by the coding sequence ATGCCCCGCTGTGCCCTCTGTGGCAGAGAAGCCCTCGTCTCAGAGTCCATCGGTGTATGTGCTCAGTGTCTCCGTGAGAGGCCAGAGGAGGCCCTCCCGGTAGCCCGTAGGAGGCATCAAGAGTGGAGGATCCGCTATGGGCTCCCGCCTGTGGCTCCCCGCGACCCGGAGGGGCTTCCGTGCAGGCTCTGCGTTAACGAGTGCCGTATTCCCCGCGGAGGCCGGGGGTATTGCGGGGTATGGGTTAACCGAGGTGGACGCCTAGAGCCCCTAGCGGGGCCTGGCCAGCTCCTATTGTTCACATACTTAGATCCTCACCCAACTAATTGTGTAGCTGAGCCAGTGTGCCCTGCAGCTACGAGCCGTGGTTATCCACAGTACACGTTTACCCGGGGTGTCGAGAAGGGTTTCTACAATCTTGCAGTGTTTGCGGGTGGGTGTCCGCTCGACTGCGTATTCTGCCAGAATCCTGAACACAAGGCTATGGCGGCCCGGGGCCGGGTAGAGCCGCGGTACGTGAAGAGCCTCGGAGAGTTCGTCGACGAGGCGCTGGATACGAGGGTTACCTGTGTATGCTTCTTCGGCGGTGACCCCACCCCGCAGATGCCCATGCTGATAAGTGTTGCCCGCAGAGCGCTTGAGCGGGCTAGGGGCCGGGGCCTACCGCTGAGGGTATGCTGGGAAACCGACGGCCTAGCCAACCCTGCCGTGTTCCGTGAGGCGGCCCGGCTCAGCCTAGAGAGCGGCGGCATTGTAAAGGTTGACTGGAAGGCCTGGAGCCCCGGGATATACGAGGCCTTAACAGGTGTAGACGGCCAAAAAGCTGTAAGGAGACTCATGGCTAATACTAGGATCGTTGCAGAGATGGCCGTGGAGAGGCCGGAGCCCCCGCTCCTCGTGGTCAGCATGCTCCTAGTCCCAGGCTACGTCGACGCCGAGGAAGTCAGAGGCGTGGCAGGCTACATAGCGGGCCTCATGGATGAGTACAGCGTGAACATCCCTATGGTGTTGCTGGCCTTCCACCCGGACCACCGGATGCGGGACCTCCCGCCCACGAGCCGTCGCCACGCCCTAGAGGCCCGGAGGGCAGCGCTAGAGGCTGGGATATGGGAGGTCTATCTGGGCAACGTCTGGCTCCTCGGAGACTACTACTGA
- the purT gene encoding formate-dependent phosphoribosylglycinamide formyltransferase: MDRIPTPLGPGAAKVLLLGGGELGKEVAIEAQRLGLEVVVVDRYDWAPAMHVAHRRYVVNMLDAGAVEAIVERENPVAVIPEIEAVNTEALERLEEKGYHIVPNARAVKTAMNRIELRRWAAEELGLPTTRYAFAETPEEAYEACEKVGYPCLIKPEMSSSGHGHVKVTEPSRWAVEKAYMESISHARGASRRVIVEEYVELETEYTVLAYRWLDGDKVRTDTMEPVEHWRYGEYHYIESWQPSTRPRDLLQRAREIALRVAEALGGVGVFGVELLQTRDGRLLFSEVAPRPHDTGLVTLASQDISEFQAHIRAAVGLPVPRPRILTPAASIAVYTDLEDEWYPVLSGAYQALIEQGIELRWFGKPRTYPGRRMAVVLARAETVEEAREKVRQAAKKLKIIPRNA; this comes from the coding sequence ATGGACCGTATACCTACACCCCTGGGCCCAGGAGCAGCAAAGGTGCTCCTACTGGGTGGGGGCGAGCTAGGCAAAGAGGTCGCGATAGAGGCGCAACGGCTCGGCCTAGAGGTTGTCGTGGTCGACCGCTACGACTGGGCCCCGGCGATGCACGTAGCCCATCGCCGTTATGTCGTGAATATGCTCGACGCTGGCGCGGTAGAGGCCATCGTGGAGCGCGAGAACCCAGTAGCAGTGATACCCGAGATAGAGGCCGTCAACACCGAGGCGCTGGAGAGGCTCGAGGAGAAGGGCTACCACATAGTGCCCAACGCGCGCGCAGTCAAGACTGCGATGAACCGTATAGAGCTGCGGCGCTGGGCAGCCGAGGAGCTAGGCCTACCCACCACCAGGTACGCCTTCGCCGAGACGCCGGAAGAAGCCTACGAAGCCTGCGAGAAGGTCGGCTACCCCTGCCTAATCAAGCCGGAGATGAGCAGTAGCGGCCACGGCCACGTGAAGGTTACGGAGCCCAGCCGCTGGGCGGTCGAGAAGGCCTACATGGAGTCGATAAGCCACGCTCGGGGTGCAAGCCGCCGCGTCATAGTGGAGGAGTACGTAGAGCTAGAGACGGAATACACGGTGCTCGCCTACAGGTGGCTCGACGGCGACAAGGTGAGAACGGACACTATGGAGCCGGTCGAGCACTGGAGGTACGGCGAGTACCACTACATAGAGTCCTGGCAGCCCAGCACCAGGCCCCGCGACTTGCTCCAGCGGGCCCGCGAGATAGCGCTTCGAGTGGCAGAAGCCCTAGGCGGTGTCGGGGTATTTGGCGTCGAGCTCCTACAGACCAGGGACGGCCGGCTCCTCTTCAGCGAGGTAGCACCCAGGCCCCACGACACGGGCCTAGTCACGCTGGCCAGCCAGGATATCAGCGAGTTCCAGGCCCACATACGCGCAGCTGTAGGCCTACCAGTCCCCAGGCCCAGGATCCTAACCCCCGCAGCCAGCATAGCAGTGTACACAGACCTCGAGGACGAGTGGTACCCGGTACTCAGCGGCGCCTACCAGGCCCTAATTGAGCAAGGCATAGAGCTGCGTTGGTTCGGCAAGCCTAGGACCTACCCGGGCCGCCGCATGGCAGTGGTACTAGCCCGCGCCGAGACTGTAGAAGAGGCCCGTGAGAAAGTTCGGCAAGCAGCAAAGAAGCTGAAGATAATACCACGCAATGCCTAG